The following proteins are co-located in the Anser cygnoides isolate HZ-2024a breed goose chromosome 2, Taihu_goose_T2T_genome, whole genome shotgun sequence genome:
- the HAS2 gene encoding hyaluronan synthase 2, with the protein MYCERFICILRILGTTLFGVSLLLGITAAYIVGYQFIQTDNYYFSFGLYGAILASHLIIQSLFAFLEHRKMKRSLETPIKLNKTVALCIAAYQEDPDYLRKCLLSVKRLTYPGIKVVMVIDGNSEDDVYMMDIFTEIMGRDKSATYIWNNNFHDKGPGETEESHRESIQHVSQLVLSNKSVCIMQKWGGKREVMYTAFKALGRSVDYVQVCDSDTVLDPASSVEMVKVLEEDPMVGGVGGDVQILNKYDSWISFLSSVRYWMAFNIERACQSYFGCVQCISGPLGMYRNSLLHEFLEDWYNQEFMGSQCSFGDDRHLTNRVLSLGYATKYTARSKCLTETPIEYLRWLNQQTRWSKSYFREWLYNAMWFHKHHLWMTYEAVITGFFPFFLIATVIQLFYRGKIWNILLFLLTVQLVGLIKSSFASFLRGNIVMVFMSLYSVLYMSSLLPAKIFAIATINKAGWGTSGRKTIVVNFIGLIPVSIWFTILLGGVIFTIYKESKKPFSESKQTVLIIGTILYACYWIMLLTLYLVLITKCGRRKKEQHYDMVLDV; encoded by the exons ATGTATTGTGAGAGGTTTATATGTATCCTGAGAATACTTGGAACCACACTCTTCGGGGTGTCCCTCCTGCTGGGAATCACCGCTGCTTACATTGTGGGCTACCAGTTCATCCAAACAGACAACTACTACTTCTCCTTCGGACTCTATGGTGCTATCCTGGCATCACATCTCATCATCCAAAGCCTGTTTGCCTTCCTAGagcacaggaaaatgaagcGGTCGCTAGAAACTCCAATCAAGCTGAATAAAACAGTTGCCCTTTGTATTGCTGCCTATCAAGAGGATCCTGACTACTTAAGAAAATGTTTACTTTCTGTGAAAAGATTGACCTACCCTGGAATTAAAGTTGTTATGGTAATTGATGGGAACTCAGAAGACGACGTTTACATGATGgacattttcactgaaatcatgGGTAGGGACAAATCTGCCACTTATATCTGGAATAATAACTTCCACGACAAAGGTCCAGGTGAGACGGAGGAGTCTCACAGAGAGAGCATACAGCACGTATCTCAACTGGTCCTGTCCAACAAAAGTGTTTGCATCATGCAGAAATGGGGTGGAAAAAGAGAAGTAATGTACACAGCATTCAAAGCACTGGGGAGAAGCGTGGATTATGTACAG GTCTGTGATTCAGATACAGTGCTTGATCCAGCCTCATCAGTGGAGATGGTAAAGGTTTTAGAAGAAGATCCAATGGTTGGAGGAGTTGGAGGTGATGTGCAG aTTTTGAACAAGTATGATTCCTGGATCTCCTTTCTAAGCAGCGTGAGGTACTGGATGGCATTTAACATAGAAAGAGCCTGTCAGTCCTATTTTGGCTGTGTACAGTGCATCAGTGGACCTCTAGGAATGTACAGAAACTCTTTACTCCACGAATTCCTGGAAGATTGGTACAATCAAGAATTTATGGGCTCCCAGTGCAGCTTTGGAGATGACAGGCATCTAACTAACAGAGTGCTAAGTCTGGGCTATGCAACAAAATACACAGCTAGATCCAAGTGCCTTACCGAAACACCGATAGAGTATCTCAGGTGGCTGAATCAGCAGACCCGCTGGAGTAAATCATACTTCAGAGAGTGGCTCTATAATGCAATGTGGTTCCACAAGCACCATTTGTGGATGACCTATGAAGCTGTAATCACTggattctttcctttcttccttatCGCCACAGTCATTCAGCTCTTCTACAGGGGAAAAATCTGGAAcatcctccttttcttgttgACAGTTCAGTTAGTGGGCCTGATAAAGTCTTCCTTTGCCAGCTTCCTTAGGGGCAACATTGTCATGGTTTTCATGTCACTCTACTCAGTGTTGTATATGTCAAGTTTACTGCCAGCAAAGATATTTGCAATTGCCACGATAAACAAAGCAGGGTGGGGcacatcaggaagaaaaaccaTTGTAGTTAATTTTATAGGACTTATTCCAGTCTCCATTTGGTTTACAATCCTCCTAGGTGGCGTAATTTTCACTATCTACAAGGAATCAAAAAAGCCATTCTCTGAGTCAAAACAGACAGTTCTCATCATTGGCACAATCCTCTATGCATGTTACTGGATTATGCTGTTGACTTTGTACTTGGTTCTTATCACCAAATGTGGCAGGCGGAAGAAAGAGCAACACTATGACATGGTGCTAGACGTATGA